In Synchiropus splendidus isolate RoL2022-P1 chromosome 7, RoL_Sspl_1.0, whole genome shotgun sequence, the genomic window AGCGCTTGTCACTCGGATTTTAATCTCCATCTAAGATGGATTTCTGAATGTGTTTTCTCTATGAATCGCTTCATCTGCAGCTCAAGATAAGACACTCCTTTATGTTTATGGGAATCTGGACACCTGAAGAGGTGGAAGTCTACTGTCAGTGAAACTGGTTTCTGTCGTACATGAACTGCCTCTGCCACACACCAGCCTCATCACTGCCCCCTGCTCCAGTCTCTCCTGTCCTTTTGGGTCTCTGTTGGTATTCATTTCCAAATCTTCTGAATGGACGGAAACAGCGCCAGGTGGCAGTGCCATGTTTCGGCAAGCAAGCAGGCTGCGGATGCTACCACCAGCTTTGTTTCACTGCTGTGTCAGCTCTTATTCACACACCTCCTGTGTGTCTCAGGGCCTCTGTgactctgctgccacctgctttTCCATCGAGCTCATTGCAAACTATATCAGGAATCATCCACGGCTTTGAGACCAACAGAAGTTGGAACGATTATTCAGTggctcaagtgtgtgtgtgtgtgtgtgtgtgtgtgtgtgtgtgtgtgtgtgtgtgtgtgtgtgtgtgtgtgtgtgtgtgtgtgtgtgtgtgtgtgtgtgtgtgtgtgtgtgtgtgtgtgtgtgtgtgtgtgtgtgtgtgtgtgtgtgtgtgtgtgtgtgtgtgtgtgtccctgcagatgcccagcagctgctgcaacgtaaggaagagcagctggagaggagCTCCAGTCTGGACCAGGATGAACAAAAACCTTGTCTTTTGAAGAaagtgaaagaggaggaagaagaagactaCGACGTCTCCAAGTTCTCATTCACTCCTGTTAATGTAAAGACTGGTCGTAATGCTGCGGGAGCAGGGTCTTCAactggctgcagcagcagcagtgaccgATCATCTGCTGCCTTTTTAATCCGTTATAAACAAGAGACGGCGCAGAAGAAAGTCCTCCTGGTGATGGTGACCAAGataccaggtacacacacacagacttgtatttttgtatcttcccttgtggggacattgtgaggtttcttggtgacataaccctttccccagcctctcaccctaaacctaaccatccaaaacacgttTTAACCGTCTAAACCTTCTGAGAACAGGCCGAAATGTCCTAACAAAGTAAAATGTcttcacaagaaggtggcttgtcaagacttggtcttcacaagtatggcaaaacatgcccacacacagacagttgCCTGCCTGTAATGGTCATTCTGGCATTTCATTCATTACCTTGACCCATCACAGAGTGGCATTGATCTCCGTCATGCGTCTCCATCAGTCACACAGTGCAGAGCGATTCACTTTTTCACTGGTCTTGAAGCAGTGGTGCAGTCTTGGTCTCAGAAAGGTCAGTGAAACAGTGCATGAGACTGGAGATGAAACAGACACACGTCATGCCGCCACTATAACCATGACTCATCACATCGATGACATTCCAGCCACTTTGTTCGGCCCGTCTTATGTGACGATGCTCGATCTGGGAGACACGAAGCTAGTCTGAGTTTATTGTTGACAGCACCTCACATGCTGGGCATTTCTCATGTTTTGAAGGTGCTGAAACTGACAGATCAAACTGGACTCATGCGTTTCCCAGGTAGCTCTGCGATCTACCAACTCTGCCCCCCAGGCACAGAGTGTTCTGTCACTTTTGTTTGGAGCTAGACGACTTTAGACGACTTTATTTAACCCATTGGGAGGTGCCCTCATTGGGAGAAGAATTGCAAGAGCGCATCCTCATCAGCGGTTCACAAGAATGTCTTTCTACACTTGTGTTTTATGCTGCTTTGCAGCACCGTGCTCCAGCTCATTCACATGCTCCATGTCATctgctcctccttcatctccatcttcatctcagGAACAGGTTTTCGGACATGTTTAAAATTTTACACAATCTCTAATGCTATCATGAAAAGTCttctatttgtgttttttttgtgcattataAATTTACAAATGATTTTCTTTAGTTTATAGTTTACAAGAGTTTCAAGGTTATAGTATCAAGGTCAACAAGCAAATGAAccagaatgtgttcaaaactgaacgAATAAACAAACTGTCAAATTCATATATAGTGGTTCTGCCTTTAGCTCACTGTCGAATGCATGTGgtgtctgaaaacatttttccacCACAGTACAATGTCACCTGCTGGCTTACTATTGCATTGCATCATTAGAAAGATGCATGTGGATGTAGTCTGAAAGTTTCTTTACCTATTTTTATCCAAATATATTGATAGGTGTGTAGTTTATGTTATTAAAACTGCCTGTTCTGTTTCCTGTACAACAGAAGAACAGCTGATCGGTAGCGTGGTTGATAGGTGActcgagtgtgtttgtgtccctgcaggGGTGCAGGAGAGCAGCTCCAGTCTGCACCAGCAGGGACAAGGCCCTCGTCTCCTGAAAGaagtgaaagaggaggaagaagaacatgATGTCTCCCAGCTCTCATTCACTCCTGTGGATGTGAAGACTGAAGATGATGAGAAGCCTCCAACCAGCTTAACTctacacatgaaaacagaagctgGTGGAGATGGATGTGGAGAACCAAACTTGGGAAGGACTCCGCACCCCGCCCTCCACAGATCGGGCTCTGACTCAGACACTGACAACAGTGAAGACTGGAGGGGAAGCGGCAAAACACAGTCAGGCTCGCGCTCAGTGGTGAATCGAAAAGCTCATGTCAGTGAGaggaaaaatgatgacaaatcaCTGGTCTGTTATGGATGTGGAAAGCAGTGTTCCTCGAAGGCTGGACTGACGAGACACGTGAAAGCCTGCTGTGAAGGATCTTCGACTTGTTTCATTTGCAGAGAATCTTTTTCAACCACGGCTGATCTGAAGCTCCACATGAGCGTTCACAAGGAAAAGAAACCATTCAGCTGCCCTCAGTGCAGTGATTATTTCACTCGCAGATGTGAATTGGAGAAACACATGAGAACGCAcaacagtgacaaatgtttcgTCTGCTCTCAGTGTTATCAAGGTTTTACACAGGTAAAAAGTCTGATGGAACACATGGAAATTCACAATGAAAGGAGGCCTTTCAGCTGCCCTCAGTGTCATAAACGTTTTACCACGAAAAGGGCCCTTTTGGAACACTTGAGACTTCACACTGGAGAGAGGCCTTTTGGCTGCTCTCAATGTGGTGATCGGTTTAACAGAAAAAGTAGCTTGGTGGT contains:
- the LOC128762041 gene encoding gastrula zinc finger protein XlCGF57.1-like isoform X1 encodes the protein METKRPDAQQLLQRKEEQLERSSSLDQDEQKPCLLKKVKEEEEEDYDVSKFSFTPVNVKTGRNAAGAGSSTGCSSSSDRSSAAFLIRYKQETAQKKVLLVMVTKIPGVQESSSSLHQQGQGPRLLKEVKEEEEEHDVSQLSFTPVDVKTEDDEKPPTSLTLHMKTEAGGDGCGEPNLGRTPHPALHRSGSDSDTDNSEDWRGSGKTQSGSRSVVNRKAHVSERKNDDKSLVCYGCGKQCSSKAGLTRHVKACCEGSSTCFICRESFSTTADLKLHMSVHKEKKPFSCPQCSDYFTRRCELEKHMRTHNSDKCFVCSQCYQGFTQVKSLMEHMEIHNERRPFSCPQCHKRFTTKRALLEHLRLHTGERPFGCSQCGDRFNRKSSLVVHLRRHTGEKPFLCTLCDHRFTDKKNLKAHLRIHTGEKPYSCSQCEQRFTQNRSLKVHMRIHTGEKEYSCSQCDQCFTQKRSLTLHMRIHTGEQPFCCSQCDKRFVRRSELVTHMLTHTDVKPFPCSECVKCFTQERSLKTHMQRIHAGKKPITCSQCDEAFLSSYELMAHVKTHNEGNAFPDELCGVEAGTPKS